In Acipenser ruthenus chromosome 1, fAciRut3.2 maternal haplotype, whole genome shotgun sequence, the genomic stretch TTAACGGTGGCTCAAGATAGTCACCAAACAAAgtctggttatatatatatatatatatatatatatatatatatatatattatatatatatatatatacacacacacatacacacacacacacacacacaatttttggCTTTTTGGTTATTACCCAAGCATATACCAGCCTCCCCACAGCGTACACAGTCACTCTCACTTGCTCAGGTTCAGTTCCTGGTAACACAGTAACTGAGTTATTCACAACTGTAATGTACCATTTTTACCCAATTCAATAAAAGCTGTAATGTTTCAATAACGAATAATTACCTTACTTAGAAAGGAGCGGTGCTTGGAATCGAACCTTTTAAACaactgtattttataaataacGAAAACAACACACCGCTTCCACCTCTGAACTTCCATTACAGCACTACTATGCAAACTGGTGACATCATCAAATCATGAGTAATGACCTTTCAACCCCGCTAAAAAAATTCAAGGCGATCTTAGatttctttatattattattttttattttgttaattgttttgtcaATAGAATTTACACAACTTggataaaactattttttaagtgtatttttgtttgcaaaaTATGTAGCGTCTTTCTGTCAAAACACGCGATGACGTCTTGCACAAGCACCACAACTGAGCGACTGCTTACTTAGGCTGCTCAATTTAAGAGACAGTAACCGCTTGTTTATAATTTGTATCGGATATAATAATACATCACAATAAGGAAATATGTTTTGAGTTATATTAATGGGGCGTCTTAGAATACGGGCATGACTGCGGTTAAAGTATACATTTGAATcgtgtttgtttgattgtttttttttttttaattttgttttgtctcCCAGTCGAGGCTGTTTTGTGATTAACTAACTATCACTAGTTCAGCTCCTGTCCAGATTAATAGAGGATGAACTGGATTTTTCCCCTGTCCAAGGGTTCTGGACCTCTTCCACCTCTCACAAGTTTACAGCAACAAAGACAGAGGCAGATTGAATCCCTGAAGACAGCTCACTCCAGGTAAGGTATTGTCACGAGTCAGGTATTGCGTTGTGGAATTGCATGTAGCGGTTTCGGATTAAAGTATTATAATGTTTATTTGGATTACGAGGCCatgctgtgattcttgaaatgtattttagcttacgactgtaagtcgccctggataagggcgtctgctaataaataataaataaataaataaaccacaaataaattTGTTGGACATTCAGATCTGTGAAGGCTGTGCCGTGTTCTGTTTCACTTTGAGTTAGAGGACAAAGCCAGAATTTCCTTAGAACAGTTTCCACAATAATCCCACTTTTAACGCGTTCTACTGTAAAGATAGTTTCACTGATTAACGTCAGGGCTGAAGAATGAGAAATGTTTAAACGCCATTGAATTTAACACTAGAGAAAGGGGAAGGGGCTTCTTTCCTCTTATGAAAACTGAAAGTTCAAACATTAAGACTCCAAAGCAGCAAGGTTGCCTTTACCCAAAGGATGAGATTGACTACTTCTTAGTATAAAGAAGTTGCTTCATTTTTTCTCCCCCACAGCCTAGCTGAAATCCAAAAGGATGTGGAATACAGAATACCTTTTACAGTCAACAACACAACAATCAGCATTAACATGTAAGTACCAAAGGATATAGAAAGGCGTGTATGCCTACTGTTTTGCTTCTGTTTACTAAGCTTAAGGGCATACAGTAAACACCATTAAAAATAGGTTTTcaggatttattattttaactgttctttatctttttttttctcagcctTCTTCCTCCACAGTTTCCACAGGAGAAGCCAGCAGTCAGCGTGTACCCACGTGTAAGACATCGCTTAGTGGACAGCCACAATGGCACAATGGTCACCAGCCCGCTCATAACCAATGTAGGTAACCTGAAATATGTGTGTGCAACTGGTACATGACTTATTGCCTTACTTTATCTACATAGGGACAGATAATAAAGTTGGCAGAAGCTTTAACGCAAACGTGTGCCAACACTGTGCAGACATAATTTATTTTTGTCCTCCTGGAGGAGTGACGTAAGCTTGCAAAACTTTAAACTCATTATGATTAAACATCTGCAAGGTTGAATTGGCTACTGTGTATTCATAGTGTGGCTTCTTTTTGCAGAAGCCATAGTTTTCAGTTAAATTGTGAAATATATCTTATTTGTTATTTCTTCTCAGTTCACAATGCATTCAGATCTGGGTAAAATCATACAGAGCATCATGGATGAGTTCTGGAAGAATCCTCCTGTTTTGGCATCTGGTTCTTCAGGGTTTCCCTTGTGAGTTGGCAAGATACTACACTCAAGCTTATGTATtaacaataattattttttttccccctcattcTCAACTAGCCTCTGGATACATAATTATTATGTTTCCAGAGGTTAGTTGAGAATGAGGGGGGGAAAAAAGATGAGAcctatttttaattttatgtaatataaacataagtacatacagtagtgtgcagatgtattagaacacctctgAGTGTGAGAATCGGGTAGTAATCATTGATATGTCTGAAAAAGTTGGACCacttttgtgctttaattaggcatcttgaACAACTTCTAAAGTCATTAATTCTActatttgtggctatgtgttccttttctcttactattttaagtTAACTGtttagtccagtggttaaagaaaagggcttgtaaccaggaagtacccggttcaaatcccacctcagctgctgactcattgtgtgaccctgagcaagtcacttaacctccttgtgctccgtctttcgggtgagacgtaattgtaagtgactctgcagctgatgcatagttcacacaccctagtctctgtaagtcgccttggataaaggcgtatgctaaataaacaaataataataattgcacgtgtgacctattaaagtcatcaattaaattagacaatcaataATTTGCATATTTTTACAATTGTCCAAGTTCAGtttgtggtttgatttcatatgcacaacaaatcaaaacagaaacaaTGGGGCGTTCTAATAAAtatgcacactactgtatactgtgtctGCATATTATAATGGTAAAAATGTGTGTGAGACAATACTGTAGTTAAGAATGTGATTTGTTATGTTGAAACATGTGAATGTATGATTGCTGCCTCCAGtcagtgtgcaaatatattaacTAGATGATGTAAAGAAGAgttgtaaaattaaataacttgGTGTAACATGGGGTATACAGTATGAGGTCATGTGATCCAACAGTAGCcatgtttacagtacagtatacgtAATATTTTTGTCACCCATTTTTTGGTGATTAatcctttatgtatttatttcagtatgTACAATAAGCCATCAGGAATTCCTCCGTACCCTCCTCAGGGTTTTCACTTCATCCCTGCTTTCCCCCAACAAGAAGCTCCCCGGTCTGTGGCCCCAGCACCCATGCAGGTCCCAGGAACAGAGTCTATGCCTGCATCTCCTCTTGGCTTCAACATCACCAGGCCTGCTGCTCCTGACTATGGTCTCATTACAGACTTGCCTTTGCCAGTTCCCACTGCTGACTCGCAGGTAAATCTAGAACAGATCCAAGAGGTGTAATCTATTCACAGCCCTGGTCATCAGGGACCACTAACAGTCCTGTCATTTGTTTTAACTACTGTGTTACCTaaagcaggaggctgtgtggtctagtggttaaagaaaaagggcttgtaaccaggaggtccccggttcaaatcccacctcagccactgactcattgtgtgaccctgagcaagtcacttaacctccttgtgctccgtctttcgggtgagacgtaattgtaagtgactctgcagttgatgcatagttcacacaccatagtctctgtaagtcaccttggatacaggcttctactaaataaacaaataataataaacatttggaaAATCTGTAGTACGCATTTGTAGATAGTCCCCGATAAGTTAAGATCCCACTTACCAAAGTGTTGGtggctgtattttatttgttcataTACTAGGTGTGTTGATAACCAGATGCCTTAAATGTCTTGCTGCAGTGGAATGAGGAGCAGTTTAGTAATTTGTTtagttatgtgtttatttttgtagaaaTTCAGAAATTGTTTTCCTATTACAATCGGGTTTAGAGAAATAGTACAACCTCTACAGTATGTGCAGTCCGTTTTCACATATCTTTGCACTGGTATTGTATGCATATTTCATTTAATTGTGTTATACTCATTTTGTTTTTAGGCAGGTCTTAATGGACACACTTACAAGATGCCTGAAATTCCAGAAACTTTTCAAGAACTGTCAGAACTAAGGTACTGTACATTGTCTACTCTGTAGACAGAGTATTCTGTACTAATGTCTTTCAATCTCAAATTTGAATAGCAAAGCAGAATGCTATTAGGAAACTGTCCAAAGACCTTTGCTATGAAAAAatcacaacaaaaaatatttatttcactatAAAGTAAACTTAACAGAATAAGATTGAAGGAATTGGGTACAAAATAAAACCTGCAACATGTTGTTCCTGAAAGTATGTCAACTTGTACAGGCTAACGTGTTTTTTCCATAATTTCCATTTAGTATTTTGCAGCTAAAAGAGATGAATGAACAAGAAGATGTGCTGCTTGAACATTTTGTATGTTTGCCACAATTGAAACAGGTCACCTCTGACAAGGATGAAATGGTCAAGAACATCATAGAGATGGCAAGTGAGTAAAAGTTATGGGACTtatagaatgtattttttttttctttggttgtctggtttgattttatttttagaaaaacccatttgtgttttgtttacacAGAAAATAATTTGCAACTTGAGCCACAGTTAGAAGGAAAAAGACAAGATGTATTATACAAAGTAAGTGTGCAAGTTAAACCAACCTTATTTATAATAAATgctacacatacatacatttaaaaaataagatcaTGACAAAATAGTGTTGTAACTGGTTTAGTCATTCACTGCTCACTTTATCAAGGTACTCCAAATTTCATTTTCTAGGAGTTTCCCTTAATTTGATAAGGCACAGAATTTCACAATAGCTATGTCCTGTTACCAAGTGTTCTGTTCATTTCCCTTGACAAATCAACAAGGTAACATAAGGTAGTCTGTAGATTAGTTCATTTACTATGTAAAATTTGAGAAAGTCAA encodes the following:
- the LOC117420942 gene encoding vacuolar protein sorting-associated protein 37A-like, whose translation is MNWIFPLSKGSGPLPPLTSLQQQRQRQIESLKTAHSSLAEIQKDVEYRIPFTVNNTTISINILLPPQFPQEKPAVSVYPRVRHRLVDSHNGTMVTSPLITNFTMHSDLGKIIQSIMDEFWKNPPVLASGSSGFPFMYNKPSGIPPYPPQGFHFIPAFPQQEAPRSVAPAPMQVPGTESMPASPLGFNITRPAAPDYGLITDLPLPVPTADSQAGLNGHTYKMPEIPETFQELSELSILQLKEMNEQEDVLLEHFVCLPQLKQVTSDKDEMVKNIIEMAKNNLQLEPQLEGKRQDVLYKYEQVTQMKSAFETKMQRQHELSESCSLSALQARLKVAAQQAEEESEDIADDFLEGKVEIEDFLTNFMEKRTLCHCRRAKEERLQQSINTHGQFNAPL